In the Blautia coccoides genome, GGATGGTTCTGGTGGAAGGCAATGGAAAAAGCCTTGCGAAGGTATATAACCCGATGATCGTAAGTGCAGCGTATAAGAATAATACCTTAAATGACGGTTCTGTTTCAGGAACTGATAATTGGACACTTGCCGAAGGTCAGACGGTTGCAAAGGCTACAGAGCCAACAGTTACAAAAGGAATTGTAAATGGTGAGGGGAAGGAAGTAAAAGGTGATGACAAAGCTGTCGGCGATACAGTGAACTTTGTAGTCAAAAGTCAGATCCCTTCCTATGGATCAGAATATACAAAGGTAGTATATAAGCTTACAGATACATTGAGTGCGGGACTTACGCTGAAGCAAGATTCTATAGTGGTGAAGGTAGACAATGGAGATACGGGGACAGATGCATGTACAGTTACTCCGTCGGGTCAGGGATATGAGATTGTTTTTGCAGAAAACTATATTAGAAATCATGGTCAGTCTCATGTTGAAGTTACATATAGTGCAACCCTTAATGAGAAGGCAGTCAGCGGATATGATGCGGATACGAATACGGTCACACTGGATTATTCTACAAAGTTCGATGGAACTACCAGCAGTAAGACAGATAAGACATACCATTATACCTTCGGTATTGATTCAGCTCTGACAGGAAAGAGTGGGCTGACTACAATCACAAAGACTCATGAGATTATTAAAGTAAATGCCAACGAATATACACAGAAGACATATACAGATGAAGAGTACACAGAAGGAATTACCGGTGCATTGGATGGTGCGGAGTTTACTCTCTACAAGGCTGACGGCAAGACCGTGGTAGGTACTGCGAAGTCAAGTACGACAGGACATCTTGAATTCATAGGTCTGGATGCGGGAAGCTATGTTTTGAAGGAGACAAAAGCACCGTCAGGATTTAAAGTGGATGCGACGGAACATACAGTTGTCATCACCGCGGAGTATAATACGGATGGAACGCTGAAGTCACATACGGTTACGATTGATGGCCAGGCGACCAGTACTTATGCAGCGACATACAATGGAGATGGCACAGTGAAGGAAATTACCAAAACAGTGGAAGGTACTTCAGTTTTCAAAAATACAACGATAGGAGAACTTCCATCCACAGGAGGAATGGGAACTTATCTCTTTACCATTGTCGGCGTATTCATTATGGCAGTGGCTGCAGGCATGTTAATCTTCAGAAGAAAACGTGGTTAATATAGGTTATTGAATTCGCCCCCGGTATAAGCCGGGGGCGAAAATGACAACATGGAGTAGTTTATGAAAAGATTTGTGAAAAATGCAGGATTCATCTTGCTTTTCATGGGTGGATTATTGACTGTATTATATCCGACGATCAGCAATCGATGGAATGAGAAGCGTTTTCAGCAGCTAATCACAACATATGATTACATGGCAGAAGAACAAGAGGGAGTTAGCGAAGAGGTAGAGGCAGTCAGACAGTACAATCAGACGCTGACAGGCTCTAAAGTGCCGGATGCATTTTCGGTAAGAGACAATGTAAAAGATGCTGATTATGAAAATCTTTTGAATGTAAGCAACAACGGAATTATGGGAAGTATAGAGATTCCGGCAATTGATATCAAGCTGCCTGTCTATCACTATACGACGGATGAAGTACTGCAAAAGGGAGTGGGACATCTCTTTGGAAGCTCTCTTCCGATCGGAGGGGAGAGTACTCATTGTGTTTTGTCTGCTCATCGAGGTCTCCCAAACAGCAAACTTTTTACAGATTTGAATCTGTTGAAAAAGGGAGATACATTTTATATAAAGGTATACGATGAAGTTCTTGCCTATGAAGTGGATGAGATACAGGTGGTAGAACCAAAAGAGACAGAAGCGCTTGCAATAGAGGAAGGGAAAGATTATGTAACTCTTATCACCTGTACTCCTTATGCAGTCAATACACACCGCCTTCTGGTACGGGGATGTCGTATCCCTTATGACGAAGAAGAATATATGGAGACCCTGCAAAATGTAAGGCCAAGGATCAGCTCTTCTGTGTGGATTCATATGCTTTGTATCATAGCCGGAGTCGGAATAGCAGTTGTTGTGTGCAGGATACTTCCGGACGGGTTTGGGAAAAAGTATGGAGAAAAGAAGAAAAAGAAAAGGTAAAAGAAAGGTAGACTTTCTGCTTATATTATTCTTCTTTGCAGGAGCGGGATTTCTTTTGTATCCCAGTTTCAGTAATATGTGGAATCAATATCGGAACAGTCTGTTGATGACAGAATATACAGATGGTGTAAGAAGCCTTTCGGAAGATGAGCGTGAGCAGATATGGAGGAAAGCGCAGGAATATAATAACAGTCATGTGACAAATGTTGTGACAGATGCATTTGCGGAAGATGAAGATGTGTCAGGTGAGGAATATGAGAATCTCTTGAATCCAGATGACAACGGCATAATGGGAAGTATTGCCATCCCCTCTGTAGATGTGAAACTCCCTATTTATCACGGAACCGGAGAAGCAGAACTGAAGAATGGGTGCGGACATCTGCACGGCACAAGTCTTCCGGTAGGAGGAACGGGAACTCATGCGGTACTGGCAGCACATCGGGGGCTGCCAAGTGCCAGACTCTTTACAGATCTTGACCGATTGAAATGCGGAGATCTGTTCTATATCACGATCATGGATAAAAAACTTGCATATAAGATAGATCAGATCACGACTGTACTGCCGGAGGAGACGGAGGCATTGGACATTGTAGATGGAGAAGACTATGTGACACTTATAACCTGCACACCCTATGCAGTCAATACACATCGTCTTTTGGTGCGAGGACATCGTGTTCCTTATGAAGAAGCACTTAAGAAAGAGCCGGATAGAACGATGGAAACGGAGGTGTTTCATCGGGAGGGAATGTTGATTCTTACAGCTTTTCTGGCAGTAGCTGTTTTGATAATAGTTGGAATCTATGGCAGACCTAAGAGTGGCAGAAAGAAAAAAAGCAGGAGGAAAAGGAATGGCAGATAATAGATTAAGATATGGAATCGTACGTGCCATAGCGGGAGCAGCAGTATTGTTGATATGCATAGTAGCCGTGGGAAATATCGAGGCAGCAGCTGCAGATACAGGTTCTATCTGTATTAAGTATTCCGGGCAGGATCAGGGAGATAAGGAGATTCCACTGGCAGGTGCGGAATTTGTCTTATATCAGGTTGGGACAATGAAGGACGGAGAATGGGTGCTTACCGAAGAATTCGAGGATTCGGGTGTGTCTCTGAAGGATAATACCGCATCAGGAAGAAGAGCGCAGGCTGAGAAATTGTGGAGCTATGCGATGGAGCAGCGGATACCAGGAACTCTAAAAAAGACGGATGAATCGGGAATGGCAGTGTATGACGAACTGAGAGAGGGATTTTATATGTCTGCCCAAACAGGGCAATTCGTGTATAGAAATCAGGTCGTATTCATATCTGTACCATCCCTGATCAGTATACCGGCAGAGATAGATGGAGAGGTAACATATCAGGTGACAATAGAACCCAAAAGCGAAAGAAAAACACCGGAGCCGCCGAAAGAAACTCCCAAATCTCCTGAAATAGTGAAGACGGGGGATAAATCAGCTTTCTGCGTATATGGAATGCTTCTTTTTATCAGTGCAGGAGTTGTTGTGAGTTTAGTAATATATAAGATTCGGAGGGAAGCAATTCTAAGAAAAAGACAGTCATGAAAAGCCTGTGTTCGGTTTTAGGAATGGCCCTGGCAGCTGGTCGTGATCAAAAGACAATAGTGGCTGTATCAAGTTTTTTACAGCGGTAAGTGCACATTGGATGAAAGAGGTTTCAGATATTGTCCCGCTTTGGAACACCGGGTGTTTTTTGTTGGCACTCTCATTATTGCAGGGGTAAGTCCAGCCTACGAACACAGATACCGGTCAGATTCAAAAACGGACATGCCAGCACCATTTCTGAAAGAAAAAAAGTGCAGACAGTTTTGATATTATTTTCCTATAAGACTGACACACTACAGAACACGTGGAGGTGAGTGGCGGGGTTGTATAGCGGCAACCTTACAATGTTATTTGTGTCGGTTATCCGTTAAGGCATCAATGAATGGTGTATAACGTAGCCCGTAAACTTATCTCATCCAAAGCCGACTCGATTCTACCGGATGACAAGTTACTGTCAGTTCTATGCCTATAATAGAGATGAGCAAAACGTTCGAATGGAAATTTGAGATTGGACGGTCTGCATGAGTAGGTTATGAACTCATATTCTGGAAACTGTCAAGAAGGGACTTCGAAGCAACAAAACCAGCGGTTATACAGGCGTGTACCAAATGAATGGAGAAGTATAGAGGGCATCTGTTATCAATTGTAACAAAGCGTCTACAGATACTAAACTTTCTACATTTTACTTTTTTGTGCCTGATGGATATTTTAGATTCAGGCCTACGTCAGTAAAATATCAATTGCTTTTGGCAGAAAAATGCGGTATCAAATATCTGAAACTTATAGTTGCATAATAGGCAAATAACATTTTACTGAAAGTTTAATTATATATACTGTCTCTTCATGTAAAAAGGGAATCTCATTCCATGACATAAAGGAGCAGTATATGTGCTGGAAAGAACTGCGAAGGATGAAAACCTAATTTTATATCGAGTGTTTGGAGGTGCCGTAATTCAAAATAGGATTGCGGCACTTTTCTTTTTGTGGACAGAAATTTGGCCAGTATGGTCTTTTTCGTGTGAGAAAGTCAGGTCACCGCCCACTCCGATTTGATTTCAAAAATTCAGATCGGAGGTTAAGAAAGGTTGACTTTTAATAAAGCAAAAGCAGAGAAAAAATGGCGGAAATGGAAAGAAGCAGAAGAGAAAAAACTTCGACAGCTCGGAATGAACGAAGAATCCATCCAAGAGCTCAGGCAGATGGATTGGGAAGATTTTAAGGAAGAACGCAGATATCGGGAACACTTAAGTCCAAGTCAGGAGAAATTAAATACCGGGACACAGCCAGAGACCTATCCAATGGTACAGACGATTCAACAGTTGTTTGACAGTCTGGAGAATGAACAGCTTTTACATACACTGTTGGATACGGATAAGAAAATATTACAGATTCTTCTTATGAAAATATGGGGATTTTCGGTAAAAGAAATTGATTGGTGCAGAGCAGATGAAGGCGGAAAACAATACAGGCAAAATAGCAGTCTGTTTTGTCATCTGAGAACCCGTAGTGCATCTGACGGGTGTTTACGATCAGTGCGTCATTTTCGTGAATGGTCAGTTTTTCTCCATTCACATAATAGACCATATGTCCTTTCAGTGCTTTCATATATTCGATATCCTCATGCCAGTGGCAGAGTGCTTCCATATTGGTGTAGGAGGAGAGCCACCGGTCTTTCAGGTACAGGGGGATATTGGGGGTGTTATAATGGACAATTTCCGAGGCGTCTTTTAAAATGCTTACTCCGTTCATAAAACCTCCTTCAAAAATACGATTGTTATAGGATAAGGGCATATTTTGATAGAATACACCTGATCAATACACTATTATTATACATGAAAATACTTGTTTGTGAAGGAGAAAAGAGATGGATAATATTACGCGCAGGGACGCCGGACTTCCCTACATATCAGATGATGCTGTATTTGAACAGCAGAAGGTCACAAGAAGACTTTTGAGAGAATTTAACACCACTGACCCCTCAGATTTTGAGACCCTGGGAAGACTGGCCGGACGGATCGTAGACGGCGCGGAGGAAAATGTTTCCATAATGCCTCCGTTTTACTGCGATTACGGCTTCCATATCCAGGTGGGCAAGGGATTTTTTGCGAATTATAACTGTACCATACTGGATGTGGCAAAGGTCACAATAGGAGAAAACGTTTTGTTTGCGCCGAATGTATCCATCTATACAGCAGGACACCCGGTGCATCCTGTATCCAGACAGTCAGGATATGAGTACGGAATTCCCGTATCCATCGGTAATAATGTTTGGATCGGAGGAAATGTAGTCATTACCCCGGGTGTGACCATAGGGGATAATGTTGTGATCGGCGCGGGCAGCGTGGTGACAAAAGATATTCCCGCCAATGTGGTGGCTGCGGGGAATCCCTGCCGTGTGATACGTGAGATCACAGACGCAGATAAGAAATACTATTACAAAGACAGAGAATTTGACCCGGAATCATGGGCTGAGATAGAGGCAATGGAAAACGGTGAGTGACAGAGGAATCTTTTATAAAAAATTGTTTACCCTGGTACTTCCCATTGCTTTCCAGAACTTTATGACAGCGGCAGTGAGTGCCTCAGATGCCATAATGCTGGGAGTCATCAGTCAGGAGGCCTTGTCGGCAGTTTCCCTTGCAGGACAGATACAGTTTGTCCTGAGTCTGTTTCTGGCGGCACTGACCATCGGAACCACCATCCTGGCAGCCCAGTATTGGGGGAAAGGGGATAAGGTGTCTGTGGAGAAAATCCTTGCCATTGCGCTGAGGTTTTCTTCTGCCATATCCCTGGTTTTCTTTCTGGGAACCTTGTTTATGCCGGAAACACTTATGGGGATTTTTACTCCGGATGCAGAGCTGACGGCACAGGGAGCGGAATATCTGCGTATCGTGGGTGTGTCCTACCTGCTGATGGGTATTTCCCAGATTTATCTGTGTATTATGAAAAACAGTGGCAATACCCTAAAGAGCACGGTGATCGGCTCTGTTTCCATGGTGACGAATATTGTACTGAACGCAGTCTTTATTTTCGGAGTCTGGAAGATTCCAGCCATGGGTATTGCAGGGGCAGCTCTGGCAACTGTGCTGTCAAGAGTGCTGGAGCTGGCCTGGGCATTTGCGGAGTCTTTGCGGCACGGAAGGGTAAAACTGCACGTGAGATATCTGTTTCACTCTGACGGGGATCTGAAGCGGGATTTCTTTCATTATACACTTCCTGTGCTGGGAAATGAACTGATATGGGGATGCGGATTTACCATGTATTCTGTTATCATGGGACATTTGGGCAGCGATGCGGTGGCAGCCAATTCCATTGCCAATATTGTGAAAAACCTCATCGCCTGTCTGTGTCTGGGACTTGCAAGCGGCGGCGGGATCATCGTTGGAAATGAGCTGGGAAAGGGAAACCTGTCCGGTGCAAAGGATTACGGAGACAGGCTCTGCCGGCTTTCCATCCTCATGGGCGCTCTGTCAGGTCTTCTGCTTCTTGGGCTAAGTCCTCTGATCCTGGGCTTTTCCAATTTGAGTCCAACGGCTCACGGATATCTGAAGGGAATGCTCTTTATGTGCACGTATTATCTCATAGGAAAGTCTGTGAATTCCACTGTGATCGCCGGCATTTTCTGCGCAGGGGGAGATTCCAGATTCGGCCTTTTCTGCGACGCGGTTACCATGTGGGCGGTGACAGTTCCGCTTGGGCTGCTGACTGCATTTTATTTTAAAATACCAATTTTGGCTGTGTATTTCATCATTAATCTGGATGAGATCATAAAGCTTCCGGCTGTTTACAGACATTATAAAAAATATAACTGGGTGAGGGATATCACCAGGAGCAGTCTGTAAAAAACAGCAGTACATTGTTACCTTTCAGGATGCCGCACCGATACCGGAAGAGAACCAAAAGCAGGAATATCTATATATAGACTAAACATCAAAAATATACAAAAAAGAGTAAGAACGGGGCAGTGGACGGATATGAGCAGAGTATTGATTATTGAGGATGATGAGATATTAAACGCAGGTCTTTGCTTTCACCTGCAGAGAAAGGAAATTGAGGTGGAGCCTGCGTATTCGCTGGCGGAGGCGGAGGAATATTTAAAGGGGCATGAACCGGATCTGATCCTTCTGGATGTGAATCTGCCGGATGGAAACGGTTTTGATTTTGCCCGGAAGGTGCTCACAAAACAGTCCGCTGCCTTTGTTTTTCTGACTGCCCACAATCTGGATAACGATGTGATACAGGGACTGCAGTTAGGGGCAGACGATTACATCACAAAACCCTTCAGCATCCGTGTGGTAGTGGAAAAAATACAGACCATTCTGCGAAGATGTGCCAGGGCGGATAAGGACTCCAAAATATATGTCTGTAAAAATCTGATAGTGGATTTTGAGAGAAGAACAGTCAGCAAAGACGGGCGGATGCTGACTCTGACACCTACGGAATTTAATCTGCTGGAGTTATTCTGCAGAAATCCAAACAGGATCCTTTCAAAGGAGCTTCTTCTTGAAAAAGTCTGGGATGACAGGGGAAATTATGTCAATGACCATGCACTCACATTAAATATCAGCAGGTTGAGAGGAAAGCTGGAGGACGGGGAGAACAACTGTATAAAAACCGTGTACGGCATGGGGTATGAATGGGTGGGAGGCAGCAGGTAATATGAAAAAAATCATACGACTCTTTCTCATAGCTTTTCATTTTCTGGCAGTATGCGGGGGAAGTATTTTTCTCTTTGTGCAGCCGGTATCCTTTTCCGCAAAGGTTATCTTGTGTGCTGTGCTATGGGGGCTATGGGCAGCCGGTATGGGCAGCTTCCTGTATTTCAGAAATCAGTATGTAAGATATTCCGGGGATGTATGCCGTTATGCCCAACAGATCATGGAGGGCAATCCGTGCTCGGAAGTGCAGAATCAGGAGACGCTGACCTCCAAGATGGTCATGGAACTTAAGAAAACAGGAGAGATCCTGGGGTATAAGGCCAGCGCTGCGGAGAAAGAAAAGGCAGAGACCCAGCAGTTAGTATCTGACATTACGCATCAGTTGAAAACACCGGTAACGAACATAAAAATGTATGGGGATACACTCTGCGAGGAGGAACTGTCAGGGGAAGAGGTGCGGCAGTTTGTTCAGGTCATAGTGCAGCAGATCGGCAAACTGGAATTTCTCATTGATGCCCTGTCTAAAATGTCACGTCTTGAGAGCAGGATGATGCATATGCATCCCGATCACTGCAAGGTGAACCGGACTGTTTCCCAGGCGATTGACACGGTTGCGTCCAGGGCAAAGGAGAAAGGGATTGAACTGCAGGTAAATGTCAGGGAAACGCTTGAGGTTTGTCATGACAGCAAATGGACTGCGGAAGCTCTGGGAAATATTCTGGATAATGCAGTGAAATATACGGAAAGCGGCGGTAAAATAATTGTAAGCGCACGGAATCTGGAAATGTATATTGTGATTTCTGTCAGTGATACCGGGATCGGCATAGATTCCGGGCATTACAACCAGATTTTCCAGAGATTTTACCGGGAGGCAAAGGCGGCGAAAACGGAGGGGTTGGGAATCGGATTATATCTGGCCCGGCAGATCATCACCCTGCAGGGGGGATACATAAAGGTAAGGTCAAAAGCGGGATACGGAACAGAATTTGAAGTGTTTCTTCCAAGAAGGGCGGCGTAATGCCGCCTTTTGTTTTGTATCGAAATTGGTACGATTGATGCAGAATATTGGTACGGGATTGAGAGAATGGACGGCTATAATGAAAGTATCACAGGAAAGGGGAACACAGTATGAATATATTACAGACAAGAAATCTCACGAAGTATTATGGAAAAGAGCCGCTTCTGGTGAAAGCTCTCGATGGTATCAATATGGAAATAGAGCAGGGGAGTTTCACTGCCATTGTAGGCCGGTCCGGTTCGGGTAAGAGTACGCTTCTGCACATGCTGGGCGGTCTGGACTGTCCCACAGGGGGAAGTGTGATGGTAGACGGGCAGGAGCTGAGCGGGCTTGACAGCAATGAACTGACCATTTTCAGGCGGCGTAAGATCGGATTTGTTTTTCAGAATTTCAATCTGATGCCTAATCTGAACATCTATGACAATATTGTCCTTCCGGTAGAACTGGATGGACGCAGTGCAGATGACAAATACCTGAAGGAGATTGTAACAGTCCTGGGTCTTGAGGACAAACTGAAGAGGAAACCGGGAAAGCTTTCCGGAGGACAGCAGCAGAGGGCAGCCATTGCCAGGGCACTGGTTACAAAACCGGCCATCATTCTGGCGGACGAACCCACAGGAAATCTGGATTCCCAGACAAGCCAGGAGGTGCTCGGACTGTTTCAGGCAGCCAGCAGAAGATTCCATCAGACACTTGTGATGATCACCCATAATGAGGAGATCGCCCAAGTGGCTGACAGAACCATCCGGATCGAAGATGGAAAGATTGTTGAGAGCGGGTGGTCTTCATGAATATTGATAAAAATAATAACAGAAGGGTTGTATGGAGAACTGCAAAGAGCAATTTACTGGGAAACAGACTGTATAGTTTCTTTACTGTCCTGACCATCATTTTGGCTGTCAGTCTGATAAGCGGTCTGGCTATGGTACAAAAATCTGCGGAAACGGAAAAACAAAAGATATTGGACACCATGCAGCATGTCATGTATATGAATATCACAGAGCAGCAGATGCAGGGTCTGTCAGAGGATGAGCAGACAGAGATGATGGTTCCCTATAAAGAGGGTAGTGAAGTCAAGGAAGATGGAGTGAAGCTGTATCCGTTTTATATAGAAAGCCACAGCAGCGGAATCGTTACCTATACTCCTGCGGAAGGAAAGGTTCCGGAGCTGGAAAATGAAATTGCTGTGGACAGACAGCTTCTAAAAGCTTTGGGGAAAGATGAGAAGACAGGGACAGAACTGGAACTCTCCTTTGCAGACGGGGGGAGGGAAAGCTTTGTGGTCTGCGGCATATTGGAGCGGGATCAGGAGCTGAGCAGATATCCTGTCTATGTCTCGAAAGCCTATGCGGACAACAGTAGGGCGCTCAGGGATATTCCCTATACAGCCCTGGTTAAAATTGTGGACGCAGGGGATATGCAGATATCGGAGTTTTCGGGTGTGGTAAATAATCTTGCCGTCAAATATGAGATCGATAGAAACCAGGTTAATATAAACGGAAATTTTGAGTATTCCCTCCAGAAAACCAGTGCTGTGCTTTTGATCGGAGTTGTGGGGCTTATCATATTATTTGCCGCTGTAGTTGTCATATACAGTATTTTTTACCTGTCTGTGACAGGCAGGATCCATCAGATCGGGCAGCTCAGAACCATCGGCATGACAAAAAAGCAGATAAACAGGATGATCTTCAGTGAGGGGTTTATGCTCAGCGGCATTGGGATTCCTACCGGGATTCTCATAGGCATTGTGTCTGCGTATTTTATCAGGCCCGGGGGCTTTACTGGGGCAGGACTTTTCCTGACAGTATGTATGTCAGCCGCCTTTGGGGTGCTCACTGTACTCTTTTCTGTGAGTAAGCCGGCTAAGATGGCGGGAAATATTTCGCCTGTGGAAGCAGTGAGATACACCGGGGATGAAAAAAGCAGAGAGGAAAAAGACAGGCCGCACAGGAAACTGACAGCGCGAACTATGGCGAAAAGTGTCTGGAACAACAACGGGAAAAAGGGCGTTTTGACCACGGTGTCATTGGCCATAGGGGGTATCTTGTTTATGACAGGTGCTGCCTATATGGCAGCGTGGGACGCTGAGGAATATTCCAGAGCGGGAGACTTTGAAGACTGGGAATATATTGTGGATTATGCGTACGATGCACATGGCAATACACAGAGGTATGGGATCACAGAATGGCAGATGGAAGGAACACTGAGTGAAGAGTTAAAACAGAAACTGGAGAATATTCCCAATGTAAAGCGGGTCAAAAAAGAAATCAACACTTCAGCAATAATCAGGGACGGCAGTAGAGAGCTGATGGAGAACGTCTATCCGGTGACGGAGGAGAACAGAGAAGAACTGGATGCTCTGCTGGATGCGGGAAGTACCGACAGGCTGGATCAGAACTCTGTCATAATCGTCAACACCAGACTCATAGAATCCATATTTCAAATATCTCTGGATATGGAGAAAGAGGTAGAACTGGAGTGGTATAACGGCACAAACAGGGAGCGCACTGTGCAGATCGTTGGGGTAAAAGAGCGTGCAGATGATGACAGGAATCTGGAAGACGGTATTTATATTTCAGGAAAAGTAATGGAAGAGATGTGGCCGGAAATGAATAAAACTTCAGCTTTTTACGTGACAGCAGAGGAGTATGGGAATAATGCAGAGGCTGTCGAGGAGGATATCCTGAACATACTGGATGACTATAAAAATCTTAGGCTGCAGACTCTCAGGGAGAAAAAAATAGACGATGCGGCACAGACAAAGGCCTTAAATACACAGGTTTACGGGCTTACTATCTTTATCATTATCTTCAGTATTTTTAATATGATCAACACCAGTATCAGCAGCATAACGGCAAGAAGGAGAGAATTTGCCATGCTGGAATCCATTGGGATGGAGAGAAGACAGATTGTGAAAATGCTCTGCATTGAGAATATTTACCTGGCTGTTCCAAATCTGATCATTACCCTGACGGCAGGAGGACTGGCCGGTTTTGGCATTGTGTGGGCACTGAGAAAATATGCGGGTGCCGCTTATATGCACTTTCAATTTCCTTTGGTGGAATACGGGATCTATGCCCTGTGCATGCTGTTTGTACCAATGCTGATCACATATATCTGTCTGAGATCGCAGAACAGAGATTCCCTGGTAACAAGGATCAATTACACCGAGTAATATAGAAAAATGAAAAGAAAAAGACACATTAGGTTATGAGTCTCATACATTACTCTATTTTATCGCTGCTTCGGATTTCTTATAATAAAACAAACAGAGGGTTCCGGAACACCTGTAAGTTTACAGCAGTAAGTTCACAGCAAAAAAGGAGATAAGGTATGAGATTAAAAAGAATGAGTGCCATTTTACTGGCATCGGCAGCAGCGGCAGTATTGGCAGCCTGCGGACAGAACGCGGACGGGCAGGAGAAGGAAAGCAGCGGATCAGAGAAAAAAAGTGACGGGGTACTGTCTGTCATGACATGGGATGACAATCAGGCAAAAGGCCTGCAGAAGATCCTTGATGATTTTACCAAGGAGACGGGGATCAAGGCGGAGACAGGCGTGGTCAAATGGGATGAATACTGGACTATGCTGGATGCGGGAGCCAGGGGCGGTACACTCCCTGATGTATTCTGGATGCATTCCAATGAAGCGGAACGCTATATGACCAACGGACTGCTTCTGGATCTGACAGATAAGATCGAGAGCAGTGACAGGATTGACCTTGCCAATTACCCGGAGGATATTGTAAAATTATATAACAATGACAACAAACAGTACGCAGTGCCAAAGGATGTGGACACCATTGCCCTGTGGTATAATAAGAAGATGTTTGACGAGGCGGGCGTAGAGTATCCCACAGCAGAGTGGACCTGGAATGATGTGTTTGAGGCAGCCAAAAAGCTCACAAAAGAGGATGGCAGCCAGTACGGTCTTGCCATGCGCAATGACAACAACCAGGCGGGCTACTACAATATGATCTATGACAATGGCGGTTATATTATCTCGGAGGATAAGAAAAAGTCTGGGTGGGATGATCCCAAGACGATCCAGGCCATGGAAATGCTGGAGAGCTGGATCCAGGCAGGGGTTATGCCCACACTGGA is a window encoding:
- a CDS encoding cupin domain-containing protein, with amino-acid sequence MNGVSILKDASEIVHYNTPNIPLYLKDRWLSSYTNMEALCHWHEDIEYMKALKGHMVYYVNGEKLTIHENDALIVNTRQMHYGFSDDKTDCYFACIVFRLHLLCTNQFLLPKIPIFS
- a CDS encoding response regulator transcription factor translates to MSRVLIIEDDEILNAGLCFHLQRKEIEVEPAYSLAEAEEYLKGHEPDLILLDVNLPDGNGFDFARKVLTKQSAAFVFLTAHNLDNDVIQGLQLGADDYITKPFSIRVVVEKIQTILRRCARADKDSKIYVCKNLIVDFERRTVSKDGRMLTLTPTEFNLLELFCRNPNRILSKELLLEKVWDDRGNYVNDHALTLNISRLRGKLEDGENNCIKTVYGMGYEWVGGSR
- a CDS encoding class C sortase; this translates as MEKRRKRKGKRKVDFLLILFFFAGAGFLLYPSFSNMWNQYRNSLLMTEYTDGVRSLSEDEREQIWRKAQEYNNSHVTNVVTDAFAEDEDVSGEEYENLLNPDDNGIMGSIAIPSVDVKLPIYHGTGEAELKNGCGHLHGTSLPVGGTGTHAVLAAHRGLPSARLFTDLDRLKCGDLFYITIMDKKLAYKIDQITTVLPEETEALDIVDGEDYVTLITCTPYAVNTHRLLVRGHRVPYEEALKKEPDRTMETEVFHREGMLILTAFLAVAVLIIVGIYGRPKSGRKKKSRRKRNGR
- a CDS encoding class C sortase, which translates into the protein MKRFVKNAGFILLFMGGLLTVLYPTISNRWNEKRFQQLITTYDYMAEEQEGVSEEVEAVRQYNQTLTGSKVPDAFSVRDNVKDADYENLLNVSNNGIMGSIEIPAIDIKLPVYHYTTDEVLQKGVGHLFGSSLPIGGESTHCVLSAHRGLPNSKLFTDLNLLKKGDTFYIKVYDEVLAYEVDEIQVVEPKETEALAIEEGKDYVTLITCTPYAVNTHRLLVRGCRIPYDEEEYMETLQNVRPRISSSVWIHMLCIIAGVGIAVVVCRILPDGFGKKYGEKKKKKR
- a CDS encoding sugar O-acetyltransferase; this translates as MDNITRRDAGLPYISDDAVFEQQKVTRRLLREFNTTDPSDFETLGRLAGRIVDGAEENVSIMPPFYCDYGFHIQVGKGFFANYNCTILDVAKVTIGENVLFAPNVSIYTAGHPVHPVSRQSGYEYGIPVSIGNNVWIGGNVVITPGVTIGDNVVIGAGSVVTKDIPANVVAAGNPCRVIREITDADKKYYYKDREFDPESWAEIEAMENGE
- a CDS encoding MATE family efflux transporter produces the protein MSDRGIFYKKLFTLVLPIAFQNFMTAAVSASDAIMLGVISQEALSAVSLAGQIQFVLSLFLAALTIGTTILAAQYWGKGDKVSVEKILAIALRFSSAISLVFFLGTLFMPETLMGIFTPDAELTAQGAEYLRIVGVSYLLMGISQIYLCIMKNSGNTLKSTVIGSVSMVTNIVLNAVFIFGVWKIPAMGIAGAALATVLSRVLELAWAFAESLRHGRVKLHVRYLFHSDGDLKRDFFHYTLPVLGNELIWGCGFTMYSVIMGHLGSDAVAANSIANIVKNLIACLCLGLASGGGIIVGNELGKGNLSGAKDYGDRLCRLSILMGALSGLLLLGLSPLILGFSNLSPTAHGYLKGMLFMCTYYLIGKSVNSTVIAGIFCAGGDSRFGLFCDAVTMWAVTVPLGLLTAFYFKIPILAVYFIINLDEIIKLPAVYRHYKKYNWVRDITRSSL
- a CDS encoding isopeptide-forming domain-containing fimbrial protein, which encodes MSKIMKKISGLALAVILALTMVMPVAAAAKSLPSESDTATITVTGIEAGAKVTAYRIVKPVYTAGGGYSGYEAFKSGSIANVQNPTAAEIFALAGETAELTDNIVMTRNGNDYQATVGAGTWMVLVEGNGKSLAKVYNPMIVSAAYKNNTLNDGSVSGTDNWTLAEGQTVAKATEPTVTKGIVNGEGKEVKGDDKAVGDTVNFVVKSQIPSYGSEYTKVVYKLTDTLSAGLTLKQDSIVVKVDNGDTGTDACTVTPSGQGYEIVFAENYIRNHGQSHVEVTYSATLNEKAVSGYDADTNTVTLDYSTKFDGTTSSKTDKTYHYTFGIDSALTGKSGLTTITKTHEIIKVNANEYTQKTYTDEEYTEGITGALDGAEFTLYKADGKTVVGTAKSSTTGHLEFIGLDAGSYVLKETKAPSGFKVDATEHTVVITAEYNTDGTLKSHTVTIDGQATSTYAATYNGDGTVKEITKTVEGTSVFKNTTIGELPSTGGMGTYLFTIVGVFIMAVAAGMLIFRRKRG